agctctatAAGGCCCCAACTataaaagagaaagaaattcTCCCCCGACTTCGACTTCGTCATAACAACACGCACAAGCCCCGTCATGGATTTCAACAGCTCCTCGCCCTTCCCGGAGGGCGTCATCTCCTTCCTCGACACTGATCTATACAAGTTGACGATGCAATGTGCCgtcttcaagttcttcaaagaTGTGCCTGTGACATACGCCTACACCAACCGAACTCCAGACAAGAAGCTGTCGCGTACCGCCTTCAAGTGGCTCGAAGAGCAGATTCGAAGTATGAAACACAGTTTTTGGTGATCCCACCCCTAAATTTCAGACAATAACCTTGATGGACAGAGCTCGGAAACATTTCTCTTTCTACCGACGAATACCTTTTTCTCAAGAAGCATTGCGACTACCTCTCCGACGACtacctcaacttcctcaaggaATTCCGACTTAGCCCCCGAGAACAAGTTGTTGCTACCTTCACTCCCGTCGGAGAGGATAATGGAGACGACTCCATTGAGGGCGACGTCGATATACAGATCAAGGGCACTTGGGTTGACACGATCCTCTACGAAATCCCCATGCTTGCTCTTACATCCGAGGCGTACTTCAAGTTCATGGACACAGACTGGAACTATGAGGGCCAAGAAAAGCAGGCATTTGAGAAGGGACTCAAGTTATTAGAGGCAGGATGCATCACATCCGAGTTCGGCACACGAAGACGTCGCGACTACCACACCCAGGCCCTTGTATTCCGAGGATTGGTGCAAGCTtccaaagaagccgagaagaagggattCCCTGGCAAGCTCTCTGGAACCAGTAACGTCCATCTCGCTATGCGCTTCAACATCCCTCCCGTAGGAACTGTCGCCCACGAGTGGTTCATGGGTGTTGCCGCTATTATCGGTGACTACAGGTCTGCTACTGAGGTTGCGCTGCGACACTG
This genomic interval from Fusarium verticillioides 7600 chromosome 1, whole genome shotgun sequence contains the following:
- a CDS encoding nicotinate phosphoribosyltransferase, giving the protein MDFNSSSPFPEGVISFLDTDLYKLTMQCAVFKFFKDVPVTYAYTNRTPDKKLSRTAFKWLEEQIRKLGNISLSTDEYLFLKKHCDYLSDDYLNFLKEFRLSPREQVVATFTPVGEDNGDDSIEGDVDIQIKGTWVDTILYEIPMLALTSEAYFKFMDTDWNYEGQEKQAFEKGLKLLEAGCITSEFGTRRRRDYHTQALVFRGLVQASKEAEKKGFPGKLSGTSNVHLAMRFNIPPVGTVAHEWFMGVAAIIGDYRSATEVALRHWVACFGNKLGIALTDTFGTQEFLRAFTQPVQTIEGGFPAETFKKADGTMKTYAETFAGIRQDSGDPAEYTKWMKEFYDKQGITDKKLIVFSDSLNIERCLEYKKIAEDLGFQPTFGVGTYLTNDFVHLTTGKKSVPLNIVIKISSAAGRPAVKISDNIGKNTGDKETVEKVKQELGYVEREWKEGDETSRWGKE